From bacterium, a single genomic window includes:
- a CDS encoding 4Fe-4S binding protein translates to MHDGTGKKQLKGLAPVFLKQGWFWIVVRWGALAVMAVMVAAAWGRRGIDGVDTSDPLMYTNLGNLAFWVLWLMGIVLLVPLVGRAWCSVCPVGAMNEFVSRFGLKKVFPRFIRNQHLKALALMITVLMMGLFRIHHYPDITAWYLLAWVAIAVAAGILFAGRSLCAYLCPIGGMLGLYGRTAPLRCGVREDEVCRDCEERECVRGAVSWFTAGFGRLKISLRMRKNPCPVNLKVWEMDGTDRCLLCLNCMRACPLDNVALFGRKPLTSLWTERYPRFSDTVLVASLMGFIFLTFSRFWPSLQELMALPVRWMNPYLGTAIKPVLLLWLGIGLPLLVVLMSAALVIWSRSNNTSVIPLGKQDSREGSPLKVWFENGISSGADDPGGEERIMGADTVRGLSAVYAPTILPLLLSSHLVLALVKLNTKLTYLPVAMADPVGVKSYMAIWELGLMSQPGIWLPISTVKIISLALLLSGTVLSLWAYSKISRREGRGAIPMLFPLMVMAAVVYGGLYNWLF, encoded by the coding sequence CGGTTTTCCTGAAGCAGGGATGGTTCTGGATCGTCGTGCGGTGGGGCGCCCTTGCCGTAATGGCGGTCATGGTCGCTGCTGCATGGGGAAGACGGGGTATAGATGGAGTGGATACCTCCGACCCCCTGATGTACACCAATCTGGGGAACCTGGCGTTCTGGGTTCTCTGGCTCATGGGGATAGTACTGTTGGTCCCTCTGGTGGGACGGGCCTGGTGTTCCGTGTGTCCCGTTGGTGCCATGAACGAGTTTGTATCAAGGTTCGGTTTGAAAAAGGTTTTTCCCCGGTTCATCAGAAACCAGCACCTCAAGGCGTTGGCACTGATGATAACTGTATTAATGATGGGTTTATTTCGGATCCATCACTATCCGGATATCACCGCCTGGTACCTTCTGGCCTGGGTTGCGATCGCTGTGGCTGCGGGTATCCTGTTTGCCGGGAGATCCCTGTGCGCCTACCTGTGTCCAATTGGCGGTATGCTGGGTCTGTACGGCCGGACTGCCCCCCTGCGCTGCGGTGTGAGGGAGGATGAGGTTTGCCGCGACTGCGAGGAGCGGGAATGTGTGCGCGGAGCCGTCAGTTGGTTTACGGCCGGATTCGGCAGGCTGAAGATCTCTCTTCGTATGAGGAAAAACCCATGTCCTGTGAATCTCAAGGTATGGGAAATGGACGGAACAGACCGGTGTCTGTTGTGCCTTAATTGTATGAGAGCCTGCCCCCTGGACAACGTAGCCCTTTTCGGGCGGAAACCCCTTACCTCCCTCTGGACCGAGAGATATCCCAGGTTCTCCGACACGGTATTGGTCGCGTCACTTATGGGGTTTATTTTTCTCACCTTTTCCAGGTTCTGGCCGTCCCTTCAGGAGCTAATGGCCCTCCCGGTTCGATGGATGAACCCTTACCTGGGAACGGCCATAAAGCCGGTGCTTCTTCTCTGGCTGGGTATCGGGCTGCCTCTCCTGGTCGTTCTGATGTCTGCAGCCCTTGTTATATGGAGCCGCTCAAACAATACGTCGGTTATCCCCTTGGGGAAACAGGATTCCCGGGAGGGTTCACCCTTGAAAGTCTGGTTCGAAAACGGGATTTCCTCCGGGGCAGATGATCCGGGCGGGGAGGAAAGGATCATGGGTGCCGATACGGTTCGGGGGTTGTCGGCTGTGTACGCGCCCACCATATTGCCTTTACTCCTCTCCTCCCATCTGGTGCTGGCTCTGGTCAAGCTCAACACGAAGCTGACCTACCTGCCTGTGGCGATGGCAGACCCTGTTGGAGTGAAGTCGTACATGGCCATATGGGAACTCGGTCTTATGTCTCAGCCGGGGATCTGGCTTCCCATCAGCACGGTGAAGATAATTTCCCTGGCACTGCTGTTATCGGGGACCGTTCTTTCCCTTTGGGCCTACTCGAAGATCTCCAGGCGCGAGGGCAGGGGTGCTATCCCCATGCTTTTCCCACTGATGGTCATGGCGGCGGTGGTATACGGAGGCCTGTACAATTGGCTCTTCTAA